One Prevotella intermedia ATCC 25611 = DSM 20706 DNA window includes the following coding sequences:
- a CDS encoding diacylglycerol/lipid kinase family protein has product MVDEKKWGILYCPKGGLLSSPQKRWERVERYLKAHNIAFDMIQSESSAGVDRLIRMMIGNGYRTIVIFGGDSALNDTVNCLMQEKKEVRDSIVLGVIPNGVMNDFAHFWGFDEDNIEQTIEWLKARRVRKIDLGCIRYKNREGEGCHRYFLNCINIGLIATIMNLRRRTRNLFGSRSLSFIFSFILLAFQRLDFHMHIKINTDEIKRKVMTVCLGNALGYGQTPNAVPYNGQLDVSVVYHPEVTQLFEGIYLFLRGKFLNHRSVHPYRTQEATIHVEPRTLIGIDGRLMAKTPVGPFKVMVEKEVINFLIPA; this is encoded by the coding sequence ATGGTAGACGAAAAGAAATGGGGCATACTTTATTGCCCGAAAGGAGGATTGCTGAGCAGTCCACAAAAGCGTTGGGAACGTGTAGAGCGTTACCTTAAAGCACACAACATCGCTTTCGACATGATTCAGAGCGAAAGTTCGGCAGGTGTAGACCGTCTTATCCGTATGATGATAGGCAACGGCTACCGTACCATCGTTATCTTCGGTGGCGATTCGGCACTCAACGACACCGTCAATTGCCTGATGCAAGAGAAGAAAGAAGTGCGCGACAGCATCGTATTGGGCGTAATTCCCAATGGTGTTATGAACGACTTTGCCCATTTCTGGGGATTCGACGAAGACAATATCGAACAGACCATCGAGTGGTTGAAGGCACGCCGTGTGCGCAAAATAGACCTTGGCTGCATTCGTTACAAAAACCGAGAGGGCGAAGGCTGCCACCGCTATTTCCTTAATTGCATCAACATCGGACTTATTGCCACCATTATGAACCTTCGCCGCCGTACACGCAACCTGTTCGGTTCGCGCAGCCTTTCGTTCATATTCTCGTTCATTCTCTTGGCTTTCCAACGTTTGGACTTCCACATGCACATCAAAATAAATACAGACGAAATAAAGCGTAAGGTTATGACGGTCTGCTTAGGCAATGCCCTTGGCTACGGACAAACGCCCAACGCAGTGCCCTACAACGGACAATTAGATGTCTCGGTGGTGTACCACCCCGAAGTAACCCAACTGTTCGAAGGCATTTATCTCTTCCTGCGTGGCAAGTTCTTGAACCACAGAAGTGTGCACCCCTATCGCACACAAGAAGCCACAATACACGTAGAGCCACGCACGCTTATTGGCATAGACGGCAGACTGATGGCAAAAACGCCTGTCGGTCCATTTAAGGTAATGGTAGAAAAAGAGGTTATCAACTTCCTTATACCTGCATAG
- a CDS encoding LptE family protein, translating into MAWIVNKTRKIHLIYIVVALMCLTACSVSYKFNGASIDYSKVRSIQIADFPIRSAYVWGPMGPMFNNKLKDVFANHTRLEQVKRNGDLKIEGEITQYQQRNKSVSSEGYSAQTELSITVNVRFTNNSNHSEDFERQFTASASYDTTKSLNSVQEELVEQMVKDLTDQIFNATVANW; encoded by the coding sequence ATGGCTTGGATAGTAAATAAAACAAGAAAAATACACCTTATATATATAGTGGTGGCACTGATGTGTCTTACTGCTTGTTCGGTGAGCTATAAATTCAATGGCGCAAGCATCGATTACAGCAAGGTGCGCAGCATTCAGATAGCCGATTTTCCAATTCGTTCTGCTTATGTGTGGGGACCAATGGGACCTATGTTCAACAACAAACTGAAAGATGTCTTTGCCAATCATACCCGCTTGGAGCAGGTGAAACGCAATGGCGACTTGAAGATTGAGGGCGAAATAACACAGTATCAGCAGCGCAACAAGAGTGTTTCGAGCGAGGGCTATTCGGCTCAAACTGAACTTTCTATCACCGTGAACGTGCGTTTCACGAACAACAGCAACCATAGCGAAGATTTTGAAAGGCAGTTTACGGCATCTGCCAGCTACGATACCACAAAGAGTTTGAACTCTGTGCAGGAAGAGTTGGTAGAGCAAATGGTGAAAGACCTTACCGACCAGATATTCAATGCAACCGTTGCCAATTGGTAA
- a CDS encoding glycoside hydrolase family 57 protein, protein MKTICLYFEIHQIIHLRRYRFFDIGTDHYYYDDYENERSITDIVQRSYIPALDTLLQMIKDSNGYFKVALCLSGVGIESLEQYAPEVIEKIQELAKTGCVEFLAEPYSHGLAALGNEDSFKAEVKRLSKKIKEYFDYTPKVLRNSSLIYSDEIGRMAAEMKFKGMITEGAKHVLGWKSPHYLYHCALAPQLKLILRDVALSDDISLRFNNSEWEGYPLFADDYINKIASQPDEEQIYGIFMNLTALGIEQPLHSNILEFFKALPECARQRGISFSTPTEICERAKSVGELSVPYPLSWRDEERDVSTWLGNSMQREAFNKLYSIADRVRIANDSRINQDWDYLQASDNFSAMSTKPVPVGVDRGIYSTPFDAFTNYMNILGDFISRVDALYPADIDNEELNALLTAIRNQASEIETKEKEKVLLKAKAEKLANENDKLRAKLEQYEKSDKPKKTKAATTKKAAKK, encoded by the coding sequence ATGAAAACAATTTGCTTATACTTCGAGATACATCAAATTATTCACTTGCGTCGTTATCGTTTCTTCGATATTGGCACAGACCATTATTATTACGACGATTACGAAAACGAACGCAGCATTACCGATATTGTGCAACGCAGCTATATACCTGCCCTCGACACACTGCTGCAAATGATAAAAGACAGCAACGGTTACTTCAAGGTAGCACTCTGCCTTTCGGGTGTGGGTATAGAGAGTTTGGAGCAGTATGCCCCCGAAGTGATAGAGAAAATACAGGAACTTGCCAAGACAGGTTGTGTGGAATTTCTTGCCGAACCCTATTCGCACGGCTTGGCTGCATTAGGCAATGAAGACAGCTTCAAGGCAGAAGTGAAACGACTGAGCAAGAAGATTAAGGAGTATTTCGACTACACACCGAAGGTATTGCGCAACTCTTCGCTTATTTACAGCGACGAGATTGGACGAATGGCTGCCGAGATGAAGTTCAAGGGAATGATAACCGAAGGCGCAAAACACGTATTGGGTTGGAAGAGCCCTCATTATCTTTACCATTGCGCACTTGCACCACAGCTGAAGCTTATCTTGCGCGACGTAGCCCTGAGCGACGATATATCGCTCCGCTTCAACAACTCGGAGTGGGAGGGATACCCACTGTTTGCCGACGACTACATCAACAAGATAGCATCGCAACCCGACGAAGAGCAAATCTACGGCATCTTTATGAACCTTACCGCATTGGGCATTGAGCAGCCCTTGCACAGCAATATACTTGAGTTTTTCAAGGCTTTGCCCGAATGTGCCCGCCAGCGTGGCATAAGTTTCTCTACCCCTACGGAGATTTGCGAACGTGCCAAGAGTGTGGGAGAGCTTTCTGTTCCTTATCCGTTAAGTTGGCGCGACGAGGAACGCGACGTTAGTACGTGGCTTGGAAACTCTATGCAGCGCGAGGCGTTCAATAAGCTGTATAGCATCGCCGACAGAGTGCGCATTGCCAACGATTCGCGTATTAATCAGGACTGGGACTATCTGCAGGCGAGCGACAATTTCAGTGCAATGAGCACAAAGCCTGTGCCTGTGGGTGTAGACCGTGGCATTTACAGTACGCCGTTCGATGCTTTCACCAACTATATGAATATTTTGGGCGACTTTATCAGTCGTGTAGATGCGCTTTATCCTGCCGATATAGACAACGAAGAACTGAACGCTCTGCTGACTGCAATACGCAATCAGGCGAGCGAAATAGAGACAAAAGAGAAGGAAAAAGTGTTGTTGAAAGCCAAAGCAGAGAAGCTGGCGAATGAAAACGACAAGCTGCGGGCAAAGTTAGAACAATACGAAAAGAGCGATAAACCAAAGAAAACAAAGGCAGCTACAACGAAAAAGGCTGCAAAGAAGTAA
- a CDS encoding nucleotidyltransferase family protein translates to MQSMIFAAGLGTRLKPLTDRMPKALVRVGGKPLIEHVVRQLVAAGSQRVVVNVHHFANQIIEYLQQNDFGTDIRISNESEMLLDTGGGIKKAVSLFNTNEPVLIHNVDILSNVDLRALYDYACEAETTQKADAVLLVSPRKTKRYLIFDKAMRLVGWTNTDTGEVKSPYKILHNLTFTQPYNDTNAANEQHGYTLFAFSGIHIVGRKVFETMNECPEKFPIMDFYLKYAKDLHFVGKVKNDLKLMDVGKLDTLSEADAFAQQLGY, encoded by the coding sequence ATGCAATCAATGATATTTGCCGCTGGACTTGGCACACGTCTGAAACCTCTGACCGACAGAATGCCCAAAGCATTGGTTAGGGTTGGGGGCAAACCGCTTATAGAACACGTCGTCAGACAATTGGTTGCGGCGGGCAGCCAACGTGTGGTTGTGAATGTACACCACTTTGCCAATCAAATCATTGAATACTTACAGCAAAACGATTTCGGCACAGACATTCGCATTTCCAACGAATCGGAAATGCTGCTCGATACAGGAGGCGGAATAAAAAAAGCAGTATCGCTTTTCAATACCAACGAACCTGTACTCATTCACAACGTAGATATATTAAGTAATGTAGACTTACGCGCACTATACGATTACGCTTGCGAAGCAGAAACAACACAAAAGGCTGACGCCGTACTACTTGTAAGTCCACGAAAAACAAAGCGTTATCTTATCTTCGACAAAGCTATGCGCTTGGTAGGTTGGACTAACACAGATACAGGAGAAGTAAAATCGCCTTACAAAATCTTACATAATCTTACCTTCACGCAGCCTTACAACGACACCAATGCAGCCAACGAGCAACACGGTTACACGCTTTTTGCTTTCTCTGGAATACACATTGTTGGCAGAAAAGTATTTGAAACAATGAACGAATGTCCCGAGAAGTTCCCCATAATGGACTTTTATCTGAAGTATGCAAAGGACTTACACTTCGTCGGAAAGGTGAAAAACGACCTTAAACTTATGGACGTTGGCAAGTTGGATACGCTCTCCGAAGCTGACGCCTTTGCACAACAATTAGGCTATTAG
- a CDS encoding phosphotransferase → MEKLVELYKQWAGNAPANIEKMAGAGSNRTYYRFTDDKGKSVIGVIGTSRDENHAFIYLAKHFAQRQLPVPHILAVSKDETRYLQTDLGVTSLFDAIRGGREAGGRYNLAEQELLRKTIKELPNFQLRGSRGLDYSYCYPQAEFNEETVLFDLNYFKYCFLKATELDFHELKLQANFRMFAKDLTSEKMDAFLYRDFQARNIMLDANGKPQFIDFQGGRKGPYYYDLASFLWQASAKYPFKLRRELVFEYYNSLKHFTEVPSKRHFVNRLSLFVLFRLLQVLGAYGFRGYFERKKHFIDSIPPAIQNLRDVLSLGEKVFPYPYMLDMLKRLTQLPQFAHIEQPAKNRTDGYKVAEKDVYKANPLDGPATFSKYDGKGPLVVRVFSFSFKNGIPEDTSGNGGGYVFDCRSTHNPGRYEPYKKITGLDESVIRFLEDDGEILEFLRPVYKLAEHHVERYMQRGFTDLMFSFGCTGGQHRSVYSAQHLAEYLNRKYGIEVRITHREQGIEQVLEANPKET, encoded by the coding sequence ATGGAAAAACTCGTAGAACTATACAAGCAATGGGCAGGCAACGCTCCTGCAAACATAGAAAAAATGGCTGGTGCAGGCAGCAACCGAACCTACTATCGCTTTACTGACGACAAGGGGAAATCGGTGATTGGCGTTATCGGCACGAGTCGGGACGAGAACCACGCCTTTATTTATCTTGCCAAACACTTCGCACAACGACAACTGCCTGTACCACATATACTTGCTGTTTCTAAAGACGAAACACGCTATTTACAAACCGATTTGGGCGTAACATCGCTTTTCGATGCCATTCGGGGCGGACGCGAAGCAGGCGGTCGCTACAATCTTGCAGAGCAGGAATTGCTGCGCAAGACGATAAAAGAACTGCCCAACTTCCAACTTCGTGGTTCACGTGGGCTGGATTACAGCTATTGCTATCCGCAAGCCGAGTTCAACGAAGAAACCGTTCTCTTCGATTTGAACTACTTTAAATATTGTTTCCTGAAAGCCACAGAGCTTGACTTTCACGAGTTAAAGTTACAGGCTAACTTCCGAATGTTTGCAAAAGACCTTACATCGGAGAAGATGGACGCCTTTCTTTATCGCGATTTCCAAGCACGCAATATTATGCTCGATGCCAACGGAAAGCCACAATTCATTGATTTCCAAGGCGGACGGAAAGGTCCTTACTACTACGACCTTGCTTCGTTTCTGTGGCAGGCAAGTGCAAAATATCCGTTCAAACTGCGTCGCGAATTGGTTTTCGAGTATTATAACAGTCTGAAGCATTTTACCGAAGTGCCATCGAAACGCCATTTTGTAAACCGTCTTTCGCTGTTTGTACTCTTCCGTTTGCTGCAAGTGTTGGGCGCATACGGTTTCCGTGGCTATTTTGAACGCAAGAAACACTTTATCGATTCCATTCCGCCTGCCATTCAGAACCTCCGCGATGTATTGAGTTTGGGCGAGAAAGTGTTCCCTTATCCGTATATGCTGGATATGTTGAAAAGGCTGACACAGCTACCACAGTTCGCTCATATCGAACAACCTGCAAAGAACAGAACCGACGGTTACAAGGTTGCCGAGAAAGATGTGTACAAGGCAAACCCATTGGACGGTCCCGCAACCTTCTCTAAGTACGACGGAAAAGGCCCTTTGGTGGTGCGAGTGTTTAGCTTTTCGTTCAAAAACGGTATTCCTGAAGACACTTCGGGCAATGGCGGAGGCTATGTTTTCGACTGTCGCAGCACGCACAATCCCGGTCGTTACGAACCTTATAAAAAGATTACGGGACTCGACGAGTCGGTTATTCGCTTCTTGGAAGACGACGGCGAAATCTTGGAATTTCTTCGTCCAGTCTACAAACTCGCCGAGCATCACGTGGAACGTTATATGCAACGTGGCTTCACCGACCTTATGTTCTCGTTCGGTTGCACGGGCGGACAGCACCGTTCCGTATACAGTGCACAGCATTTAGCAGAATATTTAAACCGAAAATATGGTATCGAAGTGCGCATTACGCACCGAGAGCAAGGCATAGAACAGGTATTGGAAGCCAATCCAAAAGAAACTTAG
- a CDS encoding sigma-54 interaction domain-containing protein codes for MNNTELQRIKQRYNIVGNCKALNRALDVSLQVAPTDLSVLIVGESGVGKEIIPRVIHDNSPRKREKYFAINCGSIPEGTIDSELFGHEKGSFTGAIGESDGYFGTANKGTIFLDEVGELPLATQAKLLRVLETGEYIRVGGQEVRKTDVRIVAATNVNMRKAVSEGKFREDLFYRLNTIPVQMPPLRDRGEDILLLFRLFAMQMAEKYRLPKITLTDDAKQIMLHYKWPGNVRQLKNITEQMSVLSEQREITADMLTDFIPRDPDSTQLAIIEKGGKHSYESERDILYQILYELRGNVSDLRRDLNTVRKQLEETRALNGARGFEPLPEKHHEAMPVPAKHAVAESPASDSLIEFAEAEEISEPEVLNLSDVGRQMVEKALERNNGNRKKAAQELGISDRTLYRRIKQYGLDSK; via the coding sequence ATGAACAATACAGAACTTCAACGCATAAAACAGCGTTACAACATAGTGGGCAACTGCAAAGCACTGAACCGAGCTTTAGACGTGTCGTTGCAGGTTGCACCAACCGACCTATCCGTACTTATCGTTGGAGAAAGCGGTGTGGGTAAGGAAATTATTCCCCGCGTCATTCACGACAATTCACCACGAAAGCGGGAAAAATACTTTGCCATCAACTGCGGCTCCATACCCGAAGGAACGATTGACAGCGAACTCTTTGGACACGAAAAAGGCTCGTTTACGGGTGCCATTGGCGAAAGCGACGGCTATTTCGGCACCGCAAACAAAGGCACAATCTTCCTCGACGAAGTGGGCGAACTGCCTTTGGCAACGCAAGCCAAGCTATTGCGTGTGTTGGAAACAGGCGAATACATTCGTGTAGGAGGGCAGGAAGTGCGCAAGACCGATGTGCGCATAGTGGCTGCAACCAACGTTAATATGCGCAAGGCGGTGAGCGAAGGAAAGTTTCGTGAAGACCTGTTTTACCGTCTGAACACCATTCCTGTCCAGATGCCGCCGCTTCGCGACCGTGGCGAAGATATTCTTTTGCTGTTCAGGCTCTTTGCTATGCAAATGGCAGAGAAGTATCGCTTGCCCAAAATAACACTGACCGACGATGCAAAACAAATAATGTTGCACTACAAATGGCCAGGAAACGTGCGACAGCTGAAGAACATTACCGAGCAAATGTCGGTGTTGAGCGAGCAGCGTGAGATAACGGCAGATATGCTGACCGACTTTATTCCGCGCGACCCCGATAGCACACAGCTTGCCATTATTGAAAAAGGTGGAAAGCATAGCTACGAAAGCGAGCGCGACATACTGTATCAGATACTTTACGAGCTGCGTGGCAATGTGAGCGACCTGCGCCGCGACTTAAACACAGTTCGCAAGCAATTGGAAGAAACACGTGCGTTGAACGGAGCGAGAGGATTTGAGCCTTTGCCCGAGAAACATCACGAGGCGATGCCCGTTCCTGCCAAACACGCTGTTGCAGAAAGCCCTGCTTCCGACAGCTTGATAGAGTTTGCAGAAGCCGAAGAAATATCAGAACCCGAAGTCTTGAACCTCAGCGATGTGGGCAGACAGATGGTTGAGAAGGCTTTAGAACGCAACAACGGCAACCGAAAGAAGGCTGCACAGGAGTTAGGTATCAGCGACAGAACGCTTTACAGACGAATTAAGCAATATGGCTTGGATAGTAAATAA
- the mscL gene encoding large-conductance mechanosensitive channel protein MscL, with amino-acid sequence MAFIKEFKEFAMRGNVMDMAVGVIIGGAFGKIVSSLVDDVMMPIIGVLTGGVDFSKVSIMVGDAEVKYGMFIQNVIDFLIIAVCIFAMIKGMNSLSKKKEEEPAAPAEPSNEEKLLGEIRDLLKNK; translated from the coding sequence ATGGCTTTTATTAAAGAGTTCAAGGAATTTGCCATGCGTGGTAACGTAATGGACATGGCTGTCGGTGTTATCATTGGTGGCGCGTTTGGAAAGATTGTATCTTCGTTGGTAGACGATGTTATGATGCCGATTATCGGTGTGCTGACAGGTGGCGTAGACTTTAGCAAAGTGAGCATAATGGTAGGCGATGCTGAAGTTAAGTATGGTATGTTCATTCAGAATGTCATCGACTTCCTTATTATCGCAGTTTGTATCTTTGCAATGATTAAGGGTATGAACAGCCTTTCAAAGAAGAAGGAAGAAGAACCAGCTGCACCTGCAGAGCCTTCTAACGAAGAAAAATTGCTTGGCGAAATTCGCGATTTGTTGAAGAACAAGTAA
- the miaA gene encoding tRNA (adenosine(37)-N6)-dimethylallyltransferase MiaA, whose product MEKMLTIIGPTASGKTTFATALAATMGAEIISADSRQVYRRMDIGTGKDLADYEVNGIKVPYHLIDIAEPGTKYNLFQYQQDFQTAYADIAKRGKPIILCGGTGLYVEAVLKGYALSPVPQNDALRASLAGKSLAELTEILSALKAKNHSAMHNRTDVDTTNRAIRAIEIETYELEHPTPDRSMPAVDSIIIGVDIDRDERRRKISRRLKARLDEGMVDEVRALLDSGIPADDLIYYGLEYKFVTQYVIGKLSYDEMYHNLEIAIHQFAKRQMTWFRGMERRGFCIHWIDAATPLNEKIAHVQTLIEKA is encoded by the coding sequence ATGGAGAAGATGCTTACGATAATAGGACCAACGGCGAGCGGGAAAACCACTTTTGCCACTGCATTAGCTGCCACAATGGGAGCAGAAATAATCAGTGCCGACAGCCGTCAGGTGTATCGTCGTATGGACATCGGTACGGGTAAAGACCTTGCCGACTATGAGGTGAACGGCATAAAAGTGCCCTATCACCTGATTGATATTGCCGAACCAGGCACAAAATACAATCTTTTCCAGTATCAGCAGGATTTCCAAACCGCCTATGCCGACATTGCCAAGCGTGGAAAACCCATTATACTATGTGGCGGAACAGGACTTTACGTCGAGGCAGTGCTGAAGGGTTACGCTCTTTCGCCAGTTCCGCAGAACGATGCTCTGCGCGCTTCGTTGGCAGGAAAGTCGCTCGCCGAACTTACCGAAATTCTTTCTGCACTGAAAGCAAAGAACCATTCGGCAATGCACAACCGCACCGATGTTGATACAACCAACCGTGCCATTCGTGCCATTGAGATAGAAACCTACGAGCTGGAACACCCTACGCCCGACCGTTCGATGCCTGCTGTCGATTCGATAATTATCGGTGTAGACATCGACCGCGACGAACGCCGTCGCAAAATAAGCCGTCGCTTGAAGGCAAGGTTGGACGAAGGTATGGTCGACGAGGTGCGGGCACTGCTCGACTCGGGCATTCCTGCCGACGACCTCATCTACTATGGCTTGGAATATAAGTTCGTTACACAATACGTTATCGGCAAATTAAGCTACGACGAAATGTACCACAACTTGGAAATAGCCATTCATCAGTTTGCCAAACGACAAATGACGTGGTTCAGAGGAATGGAGCGACGTGGGTTCTGCATTCATTGGATAGATGCTGCAACACCACTGAACGAAAAGATTGCACACGTCCAGACACTCATCGAAAAAGCATAA
- the guaA gene encoding glutamine-hydrolyzing GMP synthase — MQKIIILDFGSQTTQLIGRRLRELDTFCEILPYNKFPKDDPSVIGVILSGSPYSVHDPEAFQVDLSQFVGKVPVLGICYGAQYISHKNGGKVEQTGTREYGRANLATVDTDNPLFRGFDKNSQVWMSHGDTITAIPSDCKIIASTSDVKFAAYASTTQPLWAVQFHPEVFHSLQGKTLLKNFVVDICGSKQEWSPASYVETTVKELKEQLGNDRVILGLSGGVDSSVCATLLNRAIGKNLTCIFVDHGMLRKNEFTKVMEAYEGLGLNVIGIDASEKFFTDLAGVTDPEQKRKIIGRDFVEVFNAEAKKITDAKWLAQGTIYPDRIESLSITGMVIKSHHNVGGLPEEMDLKLCEPLQWLFKDEVRRVGYELGMPEHLIKRHPFPGPGLAVRILGDITREKVRILQEADDIYIENMHNYVCEDGEVLYDKIWQAGTVLLSTIRSVGVMGDERTYEHPVALRAVTSTDAMSADWAQLPYDFMAKVSNEIINKVKGVNRVCYDISSKPPATIEWE; from the coding sequence ATGCAAAAAATCATCATCTTGGATTTCGGCTCACAGACAACCCAGCTAATTGGTCGCCGATTGCGTGAATTAGACACGTTCTGTGAAATTCTTCCATACAACAAGTTCCCTAAGGACGACCCATCGGTGATTGGCGTTATCCTTTCAGGTTCGCCCTATTCGGTTCACGACCCAGAGGCGTTCCAAGTGGATTTAAGCCAGTTTGTGGGCAAAGTTCCTGTACTTGGCATTTGCTACGGTGCACAATACATTTCGCATAAGAACGGTGGCAAGGTAGAACAAACAGGTACTCGTGAGTATGGACGTGCCAACTTGGCAACCGTTGATACAGATAATCCATTGTTCCGCGGCTTCGACAAGAACTCGCAAGTATGGATGAGCCACGGCGATACCATTACCGCCATTCCTTCCGACTGCAAGATTATTGCCTCTACAAGCGACGTTAAGTTTGCTGCTTACGCCTCAACAACACAGCCTTTGTGGGCAGTTCAGTTCCACCCAGAGGTGTTCCACAGCTTGCAAGGCAAAACTCTTTTGAAGAATTTCGTAGTAGATATTTGCGGCAGTAAGCAAGAATGGAGTCCTGCTTCGTATGTGGAAACAACCGTGAAAGAACTGAAAGAGCAGTTAGGAAACGACCGCGTGATACTCGGACTATCGGGTGGCGTTGATTCATCGGTATGTGCAACCCTGCTCAATCGTGCCATTGGTAAGAACCTTACCTGCATTTTTGTAGACCACGGCATGCTCCGCAAGAACGAGTTTACGAAGGTTATGGAGGCTTACGAGGGATTAGGACTGAACGTTATCGGCATCGATGCGTCAGAGAAGTTCTTTACCGACCTCGCAGGAGTTACCGACCCAGAGCAGAAGCGCAAGATTATCGGTCGCGATTTCGTAGAAGTTTTCAATGCCGAAGCTAAGAAAATAACCGATGCAAAGTGGTTGGCACAAGGCACAATCTACCCCGACCGCATCGAAAGTCTAAGCATTACAGGAATGGTTATCAAGAGTCACCACAACGTGGGCGGCCTTCCAGAGGAAATGGACTTGAAGCTTTGCGAGCCATTACAATGGTTGTTCAAAGACGAAGTACGCCGTGTGGGCTACGAGTTGGGTATGCCCGAACACCTCATCAAGCGTCACCCATTCCCAGGACCTGGCTTGGCAGTGCGCATTCTTGGCGATATTACCCGCGAGAAAGTGCGTATTCTCCAAGAAGCAGACGATATTTACATCGAAAATATGCACAACTATGTTTGCGAAGACGGCGAAGTGCTTTACGATAAGATATGGCAAGCAGGCACCGTACTTTTGTCTACAATCCGCAGCGTAGGCGTTATGGGCGACGAACGCACCTACGAGCACCCCGTTGCCTTGCGTGCCGTAACCAGCACCGATGCAATGTCAGCCGACTGGGCACAACTCCCTTACGACTTTATGGCAAAGGTTTCAAACGAAATCATCAATAAAGTAAAGGGCGTGAACCGCGTTTGCTACGATATTTCTTCAAAGCCACCCGCAACCATTGAGTGGGAATAA
- the gap gene encoding type I glyceraldehyde-3-phosphate dehydrogenase produces MIKIGINGFGRIGRFVFRASLEEANAKDVVVVGINDLCPVDYLAYMLKYDTMHGIFNGTIEADVEKSQLIVNGNVIRVTAERNPADLKWDEIGAEYVVESTGLFLTKEKSQAHIEAGAKYVVMSAPSKDDTPMFVCGVNHEKYVKGTQFVSNASCTTNCLAPIAKVLNDKFGITDGLMTTVHSTTATQKTVDGPSLKDWRGGRAASGNIIPSSTGAAKAVGKVIPELNGKLTGMSMRVPTLDVSVVDLTVNLAKPAKYEEICAAMKEASEGELKGILGYTEDAVVSSDFLGDPRTSIFDAKAGIALTDTFVKVVSWYDNEIGYSHKVVELIKHMAKVNG; encoded by the coding sequence ATGATTAAAATTGGTATTAACGGATTTGGCCGTATCGGTCGTTTCGTATTCCGCGCAAGTCTTGAAGAGGCAAACGCTAAAGACGTAGTTGTAGTTGGTATTAACGACCTCTGCCCAGTTGATTATCTTGCTTACATGTTGAAGTACGACACTATGCACGGTATTTTCAATGGTACTATCGAAGCTGATGTTGAAAAGTCTCAGCTCATCGTAAACGGTAACGTTATCCGTGTAACTGCAGAGCGTAACCCTGCTGACTTGAAGTGGGACGAAATCGGTGCAGAGTACGTTGTAGAGTCTACTGGTCTCTTCCTTACAAAGGAAAAGTCTCAAGCTCACATCGAAGCTGGTGCTAAGTACGTTGTTATGTCTGCTCCTTCAAAGGACGACACCCCAATGTTCGTTTGCGGTGTAAACCACGAAAAATATGTAAAGGGAACTCAGTTCGTTTCTAACGCATCTTGCACAACAAACTGTTTGGCTCCTATCGCTAAGGTATTGAACGACAAGTTTGGTATCACAGACGGTTTGATGACTACCGTTCACTCTACAACAGCTACACAGAAAACTGTAGACGGTCCTTCTTTGAAGGATTGGCGTGGCGGTCGTGCTGCTTCAGGCAACATCATTCCTTCTTCAACAGGTGCTGCAAAGGCAGTAGGCAAGGTAATTCCTGAACTCAACGGCAAGCTCACAGGTATGTCTATGCGCGTTCCTACATTGGACGTTTCAGTAGTAGACCTTACTGTAAACTTGGCTAAACCAGCTAAGTACGAAGAGATTTGCGCTGCCATGAAGGAAGCTTCTGAAGGCGAATTGAAGGGTATTCTCGGTTACACAGAAGATGCAGTGGTTTCTTCTGACTTCCTCGGCGACCCACGTACATCTATCTTCGACGCTAAGGCAGGTATCGCTTTGACAGACACATTCGTAAAAGTTGTATCTTGGTACGACAACGAAATTGGTTACTCACACAAGGTTGTAGAGTTGATTAAGCACATGGCAAAAGTTAATGGCTAA